In Chaetodon trifascialis isolate fChaTrf1 chromosome 4, fChaTrf1.hap1, whole genome shotgun sequence, one DNA window encodes the following:
- the slco2a1 gene encoding solute carrier organic anion transporter family member 2A1, with product MDKHSSKDMKTSARCCSIKLFVLCHGLLQFSQLLYSAYFKSIITTIERRYGLSSYSSGTISSLNEVSNSLLIVFVSYFGNRVHRPRLIGIGGLLMAVSASILTLPHFLSQPYEYDSVLHNRHDICNLQGNASDPACGQDETRRLADTNNLWLLMGSAQLLFGIGSVPIQPFGISYIDDFAGPANSPLYIAILFALSVFGPAIGYLLGSVVLRIYVDVDRTGLGAEQELRHGDPRWVGAWWMGLLITMGCLVLTSIPYFFFPRRMAVEHEVIGSESDMNDDFKKPDISLLDFLKMFPRMFVHLLLSPLFLMLVLAQCCFSSVIAGLSTFLNKFLERQYSASPAYGSLLVGAVNLPAVAVGMLLGGVIMKKAGLSLKTIPRFSVVMLTTSTLLCVPLFFMGCPTQKVSEVNHYQIGQYGSLPRCYSNCSCPASAFNPVCGSDGIEYISPCHAGCTNFTKDPNNTHRVQLYTSCRCISGSHGHARPAPCPNSCPHFLLPVILVISLASLIACLTHNPMYMMVLRSVPSEEKSFAIGIQFLLMRLLAWLPAPALFGMAIDTSCIWWKHVCGKKFSCGYYDNNILRNRYLGLQVGYKVMGIILLVMLGWKVKRTQEYSLEKRPEGLL from the exons ATGGACAAACACTCCTCCAAAGACATGAAGACGAGCGCGCGGTGCTGCAGCATTAAG cTGTTTGTCCTTTGCCACGGCCTCCTGCAGTTCTCCCAGCTGCTGTACAGCGCTTACTTCAAGAGCATCATCACCACAATCGAGAGACGCTACGGCCTCAGCAGCTACTCCTCAGGAACCATTTCCTCACTCAACGAG GTCAGCAACAGTCTGCTGATCGTGTTCGTCAGCTACTTTGGGAACCGGGTCCACCGTCCTCGCCTCATTGGAATCGGAGGACTGCTGATGGCCGTCAGCGCCTCGATCCTGACCTTACCTCACTTCCTCTCACAGCCCTATGAATACGACTCTGTCCTGCACA ATCGCCACGACATCTGCAACCTGCAGGGCAACGCCAGCGACCCGGCGTGCGGCCAAGACGAGACGAGGCGCCTGGCCGACACCAACAACCTGTGGCTGCTCATGGGCAGCGCTCAGCTGCTCTTCGGCATCGGCTCGGTGCCCATCCAGCCCTTTGGGATTTCATACATAGATGATTTCGCCGGACCTGCCAACTCCCCTCTTTACATAG CCATCCTCTTTGCTCTGTCTGTATTCGGGCCTGCCATTGGCTACCTGCTGGGCTCCGTCGTGCTGCGGATCTACGTGGACGTGGACAGAACTGGTTTAG GAGCTGAACAGGAGCTGAGACACGGTGACCCCCGCTGGGTGGGGGCCTGGTGGATGGGCCTGCTCATCACTATGGGCTGCCTGGTTCTCACCTCCATCCCCTACTTCTTCTTCCCCCGTAGAATGGCTGTAGAACATGAA GTGATTGGAAGTGAATCTGACATGAACGACGACTTCAAGAAGCCGGACATCTCTTTGCTTGACTTCCTGAAGA tgtttcccagaATGTTTGTCCACCTCCTGTTGAGCCCTCTCTTCCTGATGCTGGTCCTGGCCCAGtgctgcttctcctcagtgATCGCGGGTCTCTCCACGTTCCTGAACAAGTTTCTGGAGCGACAGTACAGCGCCTCGCCGGCCTACGGCAGCCTGCTCGTGG GTGCTGTGAACCTGCCTGCAGTAGCGGTGGGGATGCTGTTGGGCGGGGTCATCATGAAGAAGGCGGGTCTCTCTCTGAAGACCATCCCCCGCTTCTCCGTGGTCATGTTGaccacctccaccctcctctgtgTCCCGCTCTTCTTCATGGGCTGCCCCACACAGAAAGTCTCCGAGGTCAATCATTACCAGATCGGACAGTATGG GTCTCTACCCCGGTGCTACTCCAACTGCTCGTGTCCTGCCAGTGCCTTCAACCCGGTGTGTGGCTCTGACGGCATTGAGTATATTTCTCCTTGTCACGCTGgctgcaccaacttcaccaaagacCCCAACAACACCCACAGGGTTCAG CTGTACACCAGCTGCAGGTGTATATCCGGCAGCCACGGCCACGCTCGCCCGGCGCCCTGTCCGAACAGCTGCCCTCATTTTCTGCTGCCCGTCATACTCGTCATCTCTCTGGCATCGCTGATCGCCTGCCTCACTCACAACCCCATGTACATGATGGTGCTCAG ATCTGTTCCATCTGAGGAAAAGTCATTTGCTATAGGAATTCAGTTTTTACTCATGAGGTTATTGG CCTGGCTTCCTGCCCCCGCTCTCTTCGGGATGGCCATCGACACGTCGTGTATCTGGTGGAAACACGTGTGCGGGAAGAAGTTTAGCTGTGGTTACTATGACAACAACATCTTGAGGAACAG gtatttggGCTTACAGGTGGGCTATAAGGTCATGGGCATCATCCTGCTGGTGATGCTGGGCTGGAAGGTGAAGCGGACCCAGGAGTACAGTCTGGAGAAGAGGCCCGAAGGACTGCTGTGA